The sequence below is a genomic window from Zonotrichia leucophrys gambelii isolate GWCS_2022_RI chromosome 26, RI_Zleu_2.0, whole genome shotgun sequence.
GGCAGTGTGTGTTCCTCACCTTTCTGAACTGTCACCTGGTGGATATAAGCTGTGGTCCCATCTTCAAGTTCAATGACTTGCCCTTCAATCAGCTTTTCACCTGGAACAGTTAAAACACACCATCAGCTGCTgacccagcccctctgcccacaAAAGGGACAAATTGTCACTTCTAGGCTGGTATGGATCAGCTTTTCCCCACAGAGACACTTCCCAGAAATGCTGGCATTGCTTTGTCCAGACAGGACACAGAGATCCTCAGGCATCCCttggtgaggagctgcccctcaCAGACAGAGCATACAGAGGAAGCAATTACACTTGTGTTGGAAGAAAATACCAactgtgtgtgctgagcagcaTCAGCAAGGGCTGAGATTTATCTACTACTTTGGCAGAGGATCAACTGTTAGGAAACAATTACAGCACCTAAAGGAGCATAAAGTGCTGCCACTGTTGGGCTGTCGAGGCTCAACTCTGCCAAAGCCTGACTGCAAACCTGTAATTGTGACTGAGTTACCCAAAGATTTGGTGCAGAGAGGATTTGGTGCATTGCTCCATCCCACTGAACATGGAGAATCCAGGTTGGTTTCACCTGGAGCAAAAGGTTTGAGAGGGGTCACACAACCTGGTGGTTCCAAGACAGCACAGcttcacacacacaacaaacCTGCAGTGAGtttgcacagaaaatgaagcagGAGAGCAacccccaggacagggagctgcacaACTCCTCCATCCTGTTCTGCAGGCTGGGAAACAGCGTGCTCCTCTTCCTGGGAGCAGTGGGTGGTGCAGAAAGGGGCACCTCACCAACACCAGGCTAAGGGCAGGTGTGGAATTTGGCACCTCTCTGAGTGGGGAAAGCACTGCTGTGAACCAAACCCCGTGCACACCAGGGATGCAAATCCAcctgctcagcccaggggaAGTTTTggtggagcagagccctgcGGGCCACAGCATCAGCTGCACAGCATCAGCTCCCTGTTCACAGCAACCCTGGGGAGAACAGGGCTCTCCTAGTCTGAACAGCACCTTTATTTCCACAGCAACACCTCTCCCATCTCCACAGCTTCACTTCCAAACCACAGGCACGTTTgagttgtattttatttcagatcACACTTCAGTGCAAATCCACCAGCTGCCCGTGTGGCAGCTCCCACGCCGTGAGGGGCCCTTTTGGTGAGCCTGACTCTCAtttcagaggcaggaggagcctcTGACAGCCCGAGGCTCTGTTACCTCTGGCAGCCTGCTGCAGGTAGGCCGTGGTGCCATCCCCAAGGGTCactgctggcagccccaggctctccATCCTGCCCCGAGTCCCCACACATGGATCCTGCCTGGCAGCACGGGGGCCTGTGGGACACGGGGTCGGCGTCTTTGCTGTGAGCCTTGAGTAAAAAGAACAATTCCGTTTCAATTTCTGCCCTtagcttctcctcctccttttgtttatcCACTTTTGCACGCTAGGAAAGGCTTGAATGGCCTCAAAAGACTTTTGAGGTTTAAAGGGTTAAGATGGACAATGCTGCATCCTTCCCACACTAAAGGCAGGCAGGGATAAGAATCTATTCCACAGCCAGATATGAAATAAAGCTTATCAAAGCACTGAAGTGACAGACTCTTCTTGGAGACAGCACAAATGTTATATTCCAGCCCTTCCCGTCCTCCAAATGATCTGCGGGGGTTTCCAGGTACTTTAAATCCTGAACCTACAGGCTGAGCATGTCCTGcgctgcagcacagaggggtgATGAGCTttattcctccttctcccctccctctcctgaCTAATTCCCAGCCTTCCGAGGGACGCAATCCCAGGCTCTAAGCAAATGATGCTAAAGCCTGCACACCCCCACAAGAACATTTGCTGATCGGTTATCTTGCAGAGGCGCCACAGCGCGCTCTTCCTGAGCCACCTCTGACAGACAAATCTTTGATCGTTGCATTTCCAGCAGCGAGCCAGGAACACCGTGCCCGCCGCCGCTCGGTGCCGCCTCTCCCCGCGCTGCGCTACCCCGGCTCTCACCCCGCCGTGCCCCCGACAGACCGGGGAACCGCGGCACGGGCTGCGAGGGCAGGGCCCGGGGAtggcggggacacggggggctCCCCCCGCGCGGTGCCCCGGGGGCTGAGGCGGCTCCGGGCCCGGCCGCCATCGCCGCCCCCCATCCCCCACACCGACCTGAGCTACCCGCCGGGCCCGGGTCCGCCGCCGGCCCGACGTGCACCGCGCGCGGCCCCGCCCACCCCGCAACCCGCATGgcggcgccgctcccgcccgcgcCCGCCATACAGGTTCCGGGGCGCGCGCGCCGCCCCGCGGCCAATGCGGGGAGTGCAGCCGGCGGCGCATGCGCGGTGCCAACGCTGAAGCCACATGGCCCCGGTTAccgctgcccggcccggccttgGCCGCCGGCGGTACCTGCCCCGCGACCGGGACCGGGCAGTGCTGCCGCCCGCGCCCGGCCTGGACCGGTAGCTCCTTTTCGGCGGCCGCTGAGGCCAGCCCGGAGCTCCTGGAATACACTGTGAAGCGATGCGGGAACTCCTACCCTGGTGGTCGGACACAGAGGGCAAAGAGCCCGCGGTTGTTTATTTAACAAGGAAGGAGATGGGGGCGGGCAGCCGGGCGGGCTCCCCGCACGGCGGCCCCGTGGTGCCGCTCCCCGCCGCTCCCAATATGGCGGCGCGCAGCGCCCTCCAGTCTCGCGAGATCTCGCCAGTATTTATAGCGTGCCGGAACCACTTCCGGTCCTTCGACCCGAGTAGCCGCAGCCATGAGGTGGGTGCAGCTCAGCGTCTGCTCCACTCCATCCGCCCCCATCCTCCGCCATCCGTGCCCGGTGGGGGCCCCGGGGCTGGCCGGGCGGCCAGCGAAGCACGATCCTCGGGGTGGATGGCGGGGGGAACGCGCAGGGACCGGGACGGACTCGGAGCCGCGTCCCGGGCGGGGCTGGCTCTGAGTCCCCTCTGCCGTTTCCCCCCGCAGCAGCAAAGTGTCCCGGGACACCCTGTACGAGGCGGTGAAGGAGGTGCTGCACGGCAGCCGTGCCAAGAAGCGCAAGTAAGAGCCGCCGACACGGACGTGTcacccccggccccggcctTCCCCCGGCCAGGCCTCACCCGGTGCCTCCCGCAGGTTCGTGGAGACGGTGGAGCTGCAGATCAGCCTCAAGAACTATGACCCGCAGAAGGACAAGCGCTTCTCCGGGACCGTCAGGTTCGCCATCCTCTCGCTCCTACCCAGCCTTCGGCGCTGCCCGGTCCCGCTCGGGGCCGCAGCGGTGCCGAACCGCTCGGGGAGTCCAGCGCGGCCAGGCCCGGTGGGGCGGCTGGACGGACCCTCACCCTGGGTCTTAAAACATGAGGGGAGGTGCGGCAGCCCCCGGGCTGTGCCCACCGGCCTGCCCGGGACGGCAGGTGAGGATGCCCCGTGCTGCGGTAAGCTCTCTCCGTGCTGGCTCCGTGCACACGCGCTGGGGCTGGCCCGTCACTGACTCGGACCTTCCTTCCCCAGGTTGAAGTCGACGCCGCGGCCCAAATTCTCCGTGTGTCTGCTGGGGGATCAGCAGCACTGCGATGAGGCCAAAGCAGTTGACATCCCTCATATGGACATAGAAGCTTTGAAGAAGCTCAACAAAAACAAGAAGCTGGTGAAGAAGCTGGGTGAGTGTCCATAAGGCTTTTCCCAGATTTCCATGTCTTGGTTAGTTGCAGAGCTGAAACTCTGACCAGAGTCAGCCCCAGTATCTGCCCAAAATTTGCCCAAAAACTATTAAGCCACCAGGCTCTTTCCAGCGCAGATCTGACAGATCAGTACTGCAGGAATGGGGTTGGttgtccagggaagggagggacaCAGAAAATATCCCTGTCAACAGTTTCATCCTTTGCTATGTCCCTCACTTTCCTGGTCGGGGAGCTGGAGGGCAGCAAAAGCCAGGAAACTCCAGAGGCAAGAGTGAGCTTTAGTCCTGCGGTTCTTGTGTGCACAGAATGAAATGCACTCATTTTCCCTAGTCAGAGAGtaaaaatccttcccttcctgAGAACTCCAGAGTGCCTCTGTACATGGCTCAGGCAGACAGGAACTTGTCCCTCAGTCCACAATGGGCCATGGAACTGTGAGCTGTTAGGTGATTGTTGGCTAAGCCTCTCCTAGATGGATCCTCTGTCTCACCCATCCTGCtgtgcacaggctgcagcaaaGCTTGGAAATCAGCAAGGGACAGTTCCTTCAgggagcaggatttgggttattggtgtgtggggctggggcctggctgctgtcacaaTCGTTCCTCACAGATCCTTGGCAGAACCAGCTCCAGTTCTGGTGGGACCCAGGAATGTTGGATTTATCTGCATGGAGGAGTTGCATGATCTCAGCTGAGTCCCTCCTGGAGcttggggtgggagcagggtcCATCCTGAGCTCCTGCTTGTCTCCTTGCAGCTAAGAAGTACGACGCCTTCCTGGCCTCCGAGTCCTTGATCAAGCAAATCCCTCGAATCCTGGGCCCGGGCCTGAACAAAGCTGGGaaattcccttccctgctcaccCACAACGAGAACCTGGTGGCCAAGGTGGATGAGGTCAAATCCACCATCAAGTTCCAGATGAAGAAGGTAAAGCCTGGCTTTATCTGTGTGCCTGGGGCTTGTTCAGTGTCTCTGCCATCTCTGGCTTGGGCTGTAGGTGTCCCTCGAGTGttctggagctgtggctgctttcCTCCAGCAAGGGGAAATGTACCCAGAGTATTCCATGGCCAGCCAGGAAGGAGGAATAATTTAACTGTGGTTGGTGGATCTTGGAGCAGATGATGAGGAGAGGATTGGATGCTTCAGTGCTGAGCACGATCCAGCGTGATtaaagctgctcccagcacgTGGGTGCTGCTCATGGCGTGTCCCTGGGGGGCTGAGCATGAGTGGGGGCTTTGCTGGGGGTGAATTTGGGACTTGGCTCTGTCCAAGTGAACTTGGGAGCAGCTGTAGAGATCCTGAGGACACAGCAGATCTGAGGGTTTGCAAATGCTTGAGCATTTAAAATAGCTGAGCTAACGATGTCCTGACACTTGGCCTCTTGGCTCACTCATAAATCCTCCAGCCTGTGGGGAGCATTGActtccaggctgctcagagaggaGCTTGGCCTCTGCCACAGtgcagagagagctgggggcagaAAGTGAAGCTGGTGTGGGCATGTCCAGGCCGTGGGTCAgctctttgctttccctgtggAATCTGTacctgtgtctgtccccaggtgctctgtCTGGCTGTGGCCGTGGGTCACGTGAAGATGACAGAGGACGAGCTGGTCTACAACATCCACCTGGCCATCAActtcctggtgtccctgctgaAGAAGAACTGGCAGAACGTGCGAGCTCTGTACATCAAGAGCACCATGGGGAAACCCCAGCGCCTCTACTAAGGGCTGGGGCAGCAATAAACCCTGCAGACACCctcagctgtgtgtgcctgtgttcctgcagagctcctggggcaggcTTTGCCAAAGAGCTGCTTGCTCCTTCCAGGGGAAGGGCTCAGATGAGGCCTTGATGTTCATTTGAGAGATAAGTTAAAAGAGATGAATTCCAAGTGGGATATTCGAGCTTTTGAGGGAAGGAGCCTCACTCACCCCCCCTGCATTcagagagggaggggaagggaaggatccCACACTCgcccccagagcagaggtggcCCAGCAGGTGCAGGTTCAGCAGTTGTGCCCACACAGGGGACCCTTACCTGCTGCAAAGCTCACCTGAatcctgtgcagagcccagccctgctctggcaggggcagcagaAGTGTTTAAATGCAATTGCCCCTCACCTGCCCACACCTGCCCAGGTGCAGCTCATGAGGACTTGAGCATTGTCTGTCAGTCCAGGGGTGCTgaaggacagagctgcagcccagcaaagGGGTTGGGCTGAGGTAGAGGATGTTTGCCATCCCTTCTTCCCTCTAAGCCAGTCTAACTCCATGTTCTGggctaaaaatgaaattaagtaatgtgcataaataaatacattgtgCAGGGACTGGAGAGCTTAGGGAAGTGCAGCATTTAAGCTTctggggggagaaaaaatacTTTGGGCTCTGGAAAAGCTTGTCAGCATCTGAGGgaacaaaacaatgaaaatagcTCTGGATCCTGCTGTTAGAAACCTTTAAAATAAGCATCAGAGCCAGTTTTTGAAAGATCAACACAACAccaagaaattccatttaataattaaaaaaagacaatacaaaatgcaaacatttctttttacaaagttcaaataacaattttttttcttttaatcaagTGCAAATAACTTCATGAACTACATCTTGCTCATCACTTTAATCGTTTCTGCTGGAGATGGCAAGTCCTGGCCCGCTGCAAAAGGCAGATATAAATACtccaacatgaaaaaaaaaaaaaaaccaaatccaaaaccccaacaaccctAAATTTTCTTGACTGCTTCAAAACCTTGATCCCCGAGGTGGCTGATGTGGGTTCAGCCTTTCAAAGCCATTCTGAGCTGGGGGTGGGTGGCTCCAGGGGccctgtgggattttgggggcgtTTTTGAGCTGTTTGGTGAAAGCAGAAGGGGGAAAAGCTCCATTACCAGGAGGTTGTGCTGCCACCTCACCCTtccacagcagggagcagaggtggctggtgtggtgacacagccaggacagccctgaAACCTGACATTAGATGAGCCAGAGTTAATCAAAGTTAATGAACTCTGGTGGGCACGAGGGCAGGGTTGGTCATTCCtgggctggttttatttttgctgggtttttttccttcgAAATGCTAAGGACCCTTCCAAAGGTCActgtcctgtgtcactgtcccagaGCCACAAAATCCCTCCAGCAGCTTTTTGTGCATtaaagcagctgcttgcagaCAGCGACCAAGTGACAAACAGCTCAGCCCACAGATGTGGAGCTTCCAAACAGGCTGGGAGCCGGCGGCAGCAGGGGAAAATCCACAGCTGGGATGAATCAGGACAGACTTTTCCAACTGACGCATCCTGGGGACAAACCTcagcccctgtgccagtgctcagccCCTCACAGAGCCCGGGAGAGGCTCCTGGGGTGCTGGAGCAGTGTGGATCGAGGAGGGAAAACAGGATGGAGGAAAGATGGACCcagtgggacaggcagagcAATAAATAATGGGTCTgttaaaagcagggctgggctcaggtgtgggcagggggacagtcagggacaggtggggacagtgATGGAAGGGAGCTGCCGCTGGCAGAGCTTTAGGCTGCTTGATCATTTTTagtcctggcagctccaggtcTTTGAGAGGATGAAGATGGGGATGAAGGTGGGAGGATGACAGCTGAGAactggtggcagggctggaaaaggagggaggcttggggaggaggaggagaagggtgaGCAGTTGCCTGTCCCTGGGAGTCCTTCTGTCCACATGAAGATGCTGGGGGGACAAAGCCACCAGTGATGTCCACCTGGCCCTTGTCCCCAGCTGAGCCTGTCTGGGGAGGCAGATGCAGTGAAACAAGGGGTGGCAGGATGAGTTTTCTCTGGGATCTGcaccccattccctggggagggactcccacagcatccctgcagggtgggaacatccagggatggggccaAAAATGCCTGGTGGGACTCAGAGGCACAAAAGGTGCCCAGGTCTGTGAGGGTGGGATTGCTGTACCTGGGGAAGAGATTTGGGGGCTGAGTGGAGGGCcagctcccctctcctcccagccccatcctcagCAGGTGCTGGCTcatccctgagcccctgcagggaaACAAAATCAGTTTGCAGCAAGCAGGTGACAGAGCTGATGCCCATTGCAATGGGACTGGAACATCCAAACTGTGGCCGGTCAGTCTGACAGGACCAGCTCCACTCCCATGGATGAACCAAGACGCCTCCAACTCCCTGCAAAAACTCACCCCAATGCACCGAGCAGGAGAGGCACCATCTCCCCTCAGAGAGGGGCTTTTATCGGGGACAAACGTGGCAGAAAAGGCCAGAAGATGCCATTGTGCTGGTCAGCGCAGCCCAGGCCCAGCTTGCTCTGGgtgggtggtttttgtttttcttgcaaaCACACATTCTCGTTTCTCAGGCAGATATAAATATTGTCGTTtctagtagaaaaaaaaaaaacaaaacaacttccCTCTAAATAATATAAGGAAGACTCAAATGATTGCACTTAATACATATGAAAAAGGTAGAAAGGAGGATATCCTAGTGCACAAACATTAACTCCTGCTcttctcaaagcttgcttttcCGAGTTACTCTTTGGCAGAGCTTGTAACCAAGTCTGGTTTCTTGGCACGAGTGTCTGGGGTGtgtggaggaggaaggggggcggaaagaaaaaaaaaatcgaaCCCGGCTGAAAGTCCTTCTCCTTTGCTCCCTGTTTTCTCCCGTGCAGCCAGACATTGTTCTCCGGGAACGTGGCTTGGCTGCGCTTCCCTCGCAGCACCAGCGCGGCTCTCCAGCGGGCCGGAGCCACCACGGTGCCGCGCTGGTGGCCTTTGCCACCGCTCCTTTGCGTTTCCTTTTCCATCCAGTCGGCTTTGTCAGTTCTTTTCCCCCAAAGCGGCGCCAAAAGCTGCGGCGTCGCCTCCTGCGCTCctcgggggctgcagggacagggacccccctcACTGTcccgggctgctgctggcaccagggaaCGGGGACAGACCTGGCCTGAAGGAAACCAAAGGGAGAAGCACACGGGACCACTACTGCAGTTTCCTAAAACCTTCTGCTTCGGAAGAGGGGAGCGGCTTCACCAGCGCTGGGTGGGAGCGGAGCGAGCCCCGGTCTGCAGGGAGCAGCGGGGAGATCGTGGGGAGACGTCTGCGGGGCGAGCAGAGGCGATCCTGCCGGAGCCAGGCggagggaggaaaaatcagagaggagaaggaagggagaagaggGTTTCCTTGGCTGCGGGGCTATTTGTAAGGCCGGAGGAAGCTGGAGACTTTGGAGCGCAGGAGCTTGATGAAGGAGCGGGGCAGCATCTCCTTGTGCTTCTCTGTGTACTTGAAGTAGTTCTGGGGGTGCGCCAGCACGTCGAAGAAAGCTTTGATGAGCTTCTTGTCCTGCAGGGAAGCCGAGCCAGAGGGAGGTTCAGCATCACCTCCATGCTCCTCTGAAGCCCCAAGGgcaaggagagcaggaggcaTCTCCAAAAGGAAGGATGCCCTGGGGGTTACAGACTTGGGGCTCACCTTGAGGATCTCCTGGTGGTTCTCAGAGGCGTAGAGCCTTCCATCCCGCACGATGTCCTCCACCAGCTGCTCGTAATCCTCTGCCAAAACACACAGGGCATGAGCTGCCACTTGTCCCCAAACCTCTGGCCTCCATCCTTCAGTCCActgcccccaaacacacaggaGGTGTGAACTGGGGGTGACCTGGGTCCCAAACTGTGGGGGGAGAAGCACCAGGGTGCTGGGATGGCATCTGCCCGTGCTCACCATCGTAGGTGACGTAGGGGATCTGGAAGCCCCGGGCACTGTTGGCCTCGCTGGTTTTGAAGTTGATCCAGAGCTTGCGGGAGCGGGCGGTGAAGGCGATGGGTCGCTCGTAGGTCTGGCAGGTCTCGTAGGTGGTGATGGAGgatggggaggctgcagggaacaGCAAGGGGACACAGGATGCTGCTTGCCCATCAGCAGAGTACCCCCAGCCTTACTGGGTCAGGGGTGGCATCAGGGATGGGAATTGTCCAGTCTGGGCAAGGCTGAGCTTCCCCTAGCCCTCATGTTACATACCAGGGATTGTTATGCCTTCCTTGCTCTGGAAAGCACCACATGGGCTTTTAACCCCCAAAATGGAGGCTGAGGCCCAGGTGTGCAGCCCAGCCCATGCACATCCCCCTGAGATCCAGCAAGACCCCCAGATGGCAGGGTGATGCTCATCTCCCCACTCACCCTATTCCCAAAactcccctcctgctgcccggGGATGCACCTTTGTCCCTCCATGCCAGACCCCAGCCttttcctgcccagctcctcccctgAGCACCGTGGCCTGCTCGGTTACCTACAGTTTTTCCGCATGACCAAGACGTCGCCGCACTCATCCTCGGAGGGGAGGAAGATCTCGGGCACCACGATGAGGATCTTGCGCTTGGGCGGGGGGTTGATGTTCCAGGTGCACTCGACGTTGGCGGGGTAATTCCCCGGGTAGTTGGGGGACTCGATGTAGCCCGTGTactcccccagctcccctccacACTGCCGGTCTGCAAGGCAGGAGAGCAGTTCAGATGGGAACCAGGGCATGGGTGGGAGTCCTGGGAAGGGTTTGCTGGGCAAGAGGGGCAGTGTGGAATCTCACTAGTCCTAAACACATTCATACTCCTCACCTTAGCAACCCTCCTCACCCCCATCCTATTCCCCCTCCTATCCAACAACCTTAAAAACACTCCCGAAACAATCACAAACACAGTCAAAACCTCCTTCCTAATCAGCCTGATCCCCATAACAATCTACATCTATTCAGGGACAGAAAGTCTTACCTCCCTCTGAGAATGAAAATTCATCATAACCTTCAAAATTCCCATCAGCCTAAAAATAGACTTCTACTCCCTCACCTTCTTCCCCATCGCTCTATTCGTATCATGATCCATTCTACAATTTGCAACATGATATATAGCTGCAGATCCCTACATCACAAAATTCTTCACCTATCTTCTATTCTTCCTAATCGCCATACTCATTCTAATTATCGCCAACAACCTATTCATCCTATTCATCGGATGAGAAGGAGTCGGAATTATATCCTTCCTACTAATCAGCTGATGACACGGCCGAGCAGAAGCCCCCATGCCTGCCTGAAATGACCCCAAACTCTGcaggattttaaaatacttttgaaagAGGACCCCACACCTGTCCCCCCCTTCTGCTGCACCCCAGCTCGCCTACTTTTGCACTGGGACACGGAGGTGGAGCCGTCGAAGTCGGTGGTGGTGTTGCCGGGGCAGGAGATGCAGTAATTCTGCCGGAAATCGGGCTGGTAGGTGCCCACGGCGCAGCGGATGCAGCGGTGCACGCTCGTGTTGTAGTAGTGGCCAGGGGAGCACTGCACTGGGGGGTcagggagcacaggggctgtgtcaGCGGCTGGCACGGCCCCGCTGGGTGTGCCCGCGCTCCGCTGGGGACCGGCCCTGCCCTACCTTTGGTGTCGCAGTCCTGGAAGGACAGGGCTCCCTCGTGGCGCGTGGTCAGCCCCCCGCCGCAGGGGAAGCACAGCGCCCGCCCCACCTCGGGCTGGTAGGAGCCACGGGGACACGGCTGGCACGGCTTGAAGCCATCAGCAGAGTGCTGCCCAGGGGGACACTGACCTGCAGGCAAGGCATCGCTCAGTCCTGGCACCCCACATGCTCTCCTGCCCCATACCCAGACCCTCCTCCCCCTCAGCTGTGGCACCACCAGTACACCCAGAGAAGTGCTGCCCTTCCCGCGGTGCCCTCTAAATAATAAACACCCAAACCAGCAACTCCTGtgagccctggggatgctcaaggctctcctgcctgctggctAATGGTTGAAATTGCAGCCCTGGACACCCCCTGAGCGTGCGTCCAGCCCCGGCTGTGCCCCCCTTACCGGTGCAGGCGGTGATGTTGGTGGCTCCGATGGGTCCGAAGGTGTCGCCGCGGGGACACAGGTCACAGGAGAgctgcccctccttctcctgGTAGGTGCCGGGCGGGCAGGGCACGCACTGCTCCGTCTGCCCGTGGTAATAGGTTCCCTGCGAGCAGCTGACTGAGAGCCGGGGGGGACGTCGGTGATGCTGCGGGCGCTGCCACCGCCGGGTCCCCTCGTCACCCCGCCTCGCTCCTCCTTACCACACTTGCTGGCCAGGCGCTGCTGGCCCGGCCCGCAGCTCTCCTGCCGCTCCGGGGCCACGCTCAGCTTCCGGGCCACCTCGTACTCCATCCCCGAGAAGCGCAGCAGGAACCGCTCCTGGTTGATGGATTTCTTCAGCGCCTTGATGGCCGACTTCAGCTTCTTCTCCACTCGCTGTCGCAGGCAGTGCAGGTTGCAGCtggctggggggcacagaggggaatGGGGGTGCAGGAGGGATGCAGTAAGAAGGGAGGGGTGCAGAGGGAAGCCCAGAAGCATCAAAACCATCCCCCAAATGCTCAGCTGCAGGTGCTACCCAGCGTGTGCCAATCCAGTGCAAGATGAGGACTGGTTTATCTCTCCTTGCTGCATGGGGATGGCATcatgtccctgctcccacccaggATGTGTCAGGCCAgtgctgtgcccacctgtgaTCTCCTCAGGCTTGATCTCTGCCTCAAACTCCAGCGTGATCCGTGTCACCTCCTTGTTGGGGGAGTTGCGAGCCCGCCGCCCCTTCCCCTTCTTGGACGAGTCGCACTTGAGGTTGACGAAGGTGACCTGGCAGTCAGAGCACGGCGCCGAGCCACCTGCAGGGTGGGACAGGTCAGcaccccctccctgctgggcacgggcacctccccaccctcacagctcaccttgt
It includes:
- the RPL10A gene encoding large ribosomal subunit protein uL1 is translated as MSSKVSRDTLYEAVKEVLHGSRAKKRKFVETVELQISLKNYDPQKDKRFSGTVRLKSTPRPKFSVCLLGDQQHCDEAKAVDIPHMDIEALKKLNKNKKLVKKLAKKYDAFLASESLIKQIPRILGPGLNKAGKFPSLLTHNENLVAKVDEVKSTIKFQMKKVLCLAVAVGHVKMTEDELVYNIHLAINFLVSLLKKNWQNVRALYIKSTMGKPQRLY
- the SCUBE3 gene encoding signal peptide, CUB and EGF-like domain-containing protein 3 isoform X5 → MMGSYECFCREGFFLSDNQHTCIQRPEEGMNCMNKNHGCAHICRETPKGGIACECRPGFELTKNQRDCKLTCNYGNGGCQHTCDDTDQGPKCGCHVKFLLHSDGVTCIGERHFQQHVILETFSNETCAVNNGGCDSKCHDAATGVHCSCPMGFMLQPDRKTCKDIDECRLNNGGCDHICRNTVGSFECSCKKGYKLLINERNCQDIDECSFDRTCDHLCINTPGSFQCLCHKGYTLYGLTHCGDIDECSINRGGCKFGCINTPGSYQCTCPAGCKLHWNKKDCVAGACPLELVKCLPGSVPPRATLTCNKMGKKDSCALSCTSKARFLPESDSSYTVSCGTPVLRQGQHRATNSSQQCLETVAAPVKQKASFKIKDAKCHLHPRSKGKQEEAGRAGTQGGSAPCSDCQVTFVNLKCDSSKKGKGRRARNSPNKEVTRITLEFEAEIKPEEITASCNLHCLRQRVEKKLKSAIKALKKSINQERFLLRFSGMEYEVARKLSVAPERQESCGPGQQRLASKCVSCSQGTYYHGQTEQCVPCPPGTYQEKEGQLSCDLCPRGDTFGPIGATNITACTGQCPPGQHSADGFKPCQPCPRGSYQPEVGRALCFPCGGGLTTRHEGALSFQDCDTKVQCSPGHYYNTSVHRCIRCAVGTYQPDFRQNYCISCPGNTTTDFDGSTSVSQCKNRQCGGELGEYTGYIESPNYPGNYPANVECTWNINPPPKRKILIVVPEIFLPSEDECGDVLVMRKNSSPSSITTYETCQTYERPIAFTARSRKLWINFKTSEANSARGFQIPYVTYDEDYEQLVEDIVRDGRLYASENHQEILKDKKLIKAFFDVLAHPQNYFKYTEKHKEMLPRSFIKLLRSKVSSFLRPYK